In one Hypomesus transpacificus isolate Combined female chromosome 18, fHypTra1, whole genome shotgun sequence genomic region, the following are encoded:
- the LOC124480244 gene encoding transmembrane protein 26: MCRVLNILLALLSRFLFTVHGVVTVWRVVTVKEEPLYWLLLMGVALLGVEMTITIKCTRNAEWKWFSPMVFLYLSTVIPSIWFLELSLLQIKLPVNISSGPELHLLAHIPIASEIVELNPEDWAAGLEQTMLIVLVLGRWLMPKGDMSRDQLSQLLMVYVGLGADILDIFDTFKEPEVKTNQAVIIVGLALFSWALMQFPLVLTQTRPPQEQIRAAPPSSSTSCYSSEVWSLLLTVGLQDGPFLVYRLYLMIREQVLNQLMIFFTCKNILIVLLEVYRIFVVQCEQGVESGLEGCTVSMPWCSVEERQVTGEKEEEEEGLGESGEQSIQTVEERDGGIE, from the exons ATGTGCCGTGTTCTCAACATCTTGCTGGCCCTGCTCAGTCGCTTCCTGTTTACGGTCCATGGTGTGGTGACTGTGTGGCGTGTGGTCACGGTCAAAGAGGAACCTCTCTATTGGTTGCTGCTGATGGGCGTCGCTCTGCTGGGGGTGGAGATGACCATCACCATCAAGTGCACCCGCAATGCCGAGTGGAAATG GTTCTCCCCCATGGTTTTCCTCTACCTCAGTACAGTTATCCCCTCCATTTGGTTTCTGGAGCTCAGCCTGCTACAGATCAAGCTGCCCGTCAACATCTCCTCAGGTCCTGAGCTCCATCTCCTAGCTCATATCCCCATCGCATCG GAAATTGTAGAACTGAACCCAGAGGACTGGGCAGCAGGCCTGGAACAGACCATGCTGATCGTGCTGGTTTTGGGCCGCTGGCTGATGCCAAAGGGGGACATGTCTCGAGACCAGCTCTCCCAGCTCCTCATGGTGTATGTGGGGCTGGGAGCAGACATCTTGGATATCTTTGACACGTTCAAAGAGCCTGAAGTCAAAACCAACCAAGCTGTCATCATCGTGGGGCTTGCCCTCTTCTCTTGGGCTCTCATGCAATTCCCTCTGGTTTTGACCCAGACACGCCCCCCACAGGAACAGATCCGGGCAG ccccgccctcctcctccacctcctgctacTCCAGTGAAGTGTGGAGCCTGCTGCTGACCGTGGGCCTCCAGGACGGCCCTTTTCTGGTCTATCGCCTCTACCTCATGATCAGGGAGCAGGTGCTCAACCAGCTGATGATCTTTTTCACTTGCAAGAACATTCTCATCGTCCTCCTGGAAGTCTACCGAATCTTTGTGGTGCAGTGCGAGCAGGGAGTGGAAAGTGGGTTAGAGGGGTGCACAGTGAGTATGCCCTGGTGCAGCGTCGAGGAGCGACAGGTGACAGGtgagaaggaagaagaggaggagggactaGGGGAGAGTGGAGAACAGAGCATCCagacagtggaggagagggacggaggaatagagtga